From the Pseudomonadota bacterium genome, one window contains:
- the lsrF gene encoding 3-hydroxy-5-phosphonooxypentane-2,4-dione thiolase: MADLDDIKDGKDWGIDIPAKNEPFFLKGSEGLDWGMKSRLTRIFNPRSGRTVMLAFDHGYFQGPTTGLERIDLNIVPLARYADVLMCTRGILRSSVPADCGKPVVLRCSGGNSILSELSNELVAVDIEDAIRLDAAAMAAQIYVGAEYEHQSIGNLVKLIDSGNRYGMPTLAVTGVGKDMVRDARYFGLASRIAAELGAHYVKTYFVEEGFERVTAGCPVPIVIAGGKKLPELDALTMAYKAIDQGASGVDMGRNIFQAESPSAMIQAVCAVVHDNEKPAQAFDMYKTLKSEEL, from the coding sequence ATGGCTGATCTCGACGACATCAAAGACGGCAAGGATTGGGGTATCGATATACCTGCCAAGAACGAGCCTTTCTTTCTCAAAGGCTCCGAAGGTTTGGACTGGGGGATGAAGAGCCGTCTGACCCGAATTTTCAATCCGCGCAGCGGGCGCACAGTGATGCTGGCCTTCGACCATGGCTATTTTCAAGGACCGACTACCGGTCTCGAGCGGATCGATCTCAATATCGTCCCGCTAGCGCGCTACGCAGATGTGCTGATGTGCACCCGCGGCATCCTGCGCAGCAGTGTCCCGGCGGACTGCGGCAAACCGGTGGTGCTGCGCTGCAGTGGCGGAAATTCCATCCTCAGCGAACTATCCAACGAGCTTGTGGCGGTCGATATCGAAGATGCGATCCGCCTGGACGCCGCCGCGATGGCCGCGCAAATCTATGTCGGTGCCGAATATGAGCATCAATCGATCGGCAATCTCGTCAAGCTAATCGATAGCGGCAACCGCTACGGCATGCCAACCCTCGCTGTGACAGGTGTCGGCAAGGATATGGTACGGGATGCGCGCTATTTCGGCCTCGCGTCACGCATTGCCGCCGAGCTCGGCGCGCATTATGTGAAAACTTATTTCGTCGAGGAAGGGTTCGAGCGTGTCACGGCTGGTTGCCCGGTGCCGATCGTCATTGCTGGCGGCAAGAAGCTGCCCGAGCTTGATGCCCTGACTATGGCCTATAAAGCGATTGATCAGGGCGCCAGTGGAGTCGATATGGGGCGCAACATCTTTCAGGCCGAATCGCCCAGCGCCATGATCCAGGCGGTCTGCGCCGTGGTGCATGATAACGAGAAACCGGCCCAGGCGTTCGATATGTACAAGACACTAAAGAGTGAAGAGCTT